From Halococcus saccharolyticus DSM 5350, a single genomic window includes:
- a CDS encoding nuclear transport factor 2 family protein, translated as MSATAVVRSYYAAIDESRYDDLAGLLAAHFVHDRPDRTFEGRETFVAFMRDDRPRTDTTHELDALYVDHDDERGAADNETSSSEVAVRGRLLGADDERLFGFLDVHTVEDGSIVRVRTYTD; from the coding sequence ATGAGTGCGACGGCTGTCGTTCGATCGTACTACGCCGCCATCGACGAGAGCCGATACGACGACCTCGCCGGCCTGCTCGCGGCCCACTTCGTCCACGATCGTCCCGATCGGACGTTCGAGGGACGCGAAACGTTTGTCGCGTTCATGCGGGACGACCGTCCCCGAACCGACACGACTCACGAACTCGATGCACTCTACGTCGATCACGACGATGAGCGCGGAGCTGCCGACAACGAGACGTCCAGCAGCGAGGTCGCCGTCCGCGGTCGGCTGCTCGGCGCTGACGACGAACGACTGTTCGGGTTCCTCGACGTTCACACCGTCGAGGATGGGTCGATCGTGCGCGTTCGCACCTACACCGACTGA